Proteins co-encoded in one Halorussus lipolyticus genomic window:
- the pspAB gene encoding PspA-associated protein PspAB, giving the protein MGLFDGLREVLGIRAEADATRKADPEDLFGMSTAYITMEAELGYEAVGEAALCFSEVDSADFADVMDEVHEILEVGAEETGTETEARTDDYGYSWVILRDSDFEDLVTSLNFAADTLMERGYGSRLLAALFAFERDGQKAYWVYSFRRGAYYPLVPKGTSDRDSSAEFKLESNLDGELDLEENKEYWYALLPSSPGKHPWE; this is encoded by the coding sequence ATGGGACTGTTCGACGGACTGCGGGAAGTGCTGGGCATCCGGGCCGAGGCCGACGCCACGCGAAAGGCCGACCCCGAGGACCTGTTCGGGATGAGTACGGCCTACATCACGATGGAGGCCGAACTGGGCTACGAGGCGGTGGGCGAGGCGGCGCTCTGTTTCTCGGAAGTCGATAGCGCCGACTTCGCCGACGTGATGGACGAAGTACACGAGATTCTGGAGGTCGGCGCGGAGGAGACCGGCACCGAAACCGAGGCCCGGACCGACGACTACGGCTACTCGTGGGTGATTCTGCGGGACTCGGACTTCGAGGACCTCGTAACTAGCCTCAACTTCGCGGCGGACACCCTGATGGAGCGGGGGTACGGGTCCAGACTCCTCGCCGCCCTCTTTGCTTTCGAGCGCGACGGACAGAAGGCCTACTGGGTCTACTCCTTCCGGCGGGGCGCGTACTACCCCCTCGTGCCGAAGGGGACCAGCGACCGGGATTCGAGCGCCGAGTTCAAACTGGAGAGCAACCTCGACGGCGAGTTGGATTTAGAGGAGAACAAGGAGTACTGGTACGCGCTCTTGCCAAGTAGCCCCGGTAAGCATCCGTGGGAGTAA
- a CDS encoding AI-2E family transporter: protein MKARTGFAAILVGVLALLSFLVVRPFLTYVLAAMLLAFVLTPAQRRLEPEVGPRIAAFALVTLTIFLFVGPIGLFLQVALGDIGDLPSSVDDLPTYQSVERVVERVIGVQIGARFDQLLGNFTSALAERSSGLASAGVHFTLGVLLLLFLLYYLLKDGDTLVEWAKSVTPLPLAVQNELYAEAEEATWAVLKGHVFVATVQGFVSGLALFALGVPNAAFWTVVMMFLAMVPIVGVAPVLGGATIYLVVNGRLVEAALLVVYGMTVVAITDDYLRALVIDKESSLHSGVILLGVFGAAYFLGAIGIFVGPIILALFKATVEVFSDYYDLV from the coding sequence ATGAAGGCCCGAACCGGGTTCGCGGCCATTCTGGTCGGCGTCCTCGCACTCCTCTCGTTTCTCGTCGTGAGACCCTTCCTCACCTACGTCCTCGCGGCGATGTTGCTGGCGTTCGTCCTCACGCCGGCCCAGCGCCGCCTCGAACCGGAAGTCGGTCCCCGAATCGCGGCGTTCGCGCTCGTCACGCTGACCATCTTCCTGTTCGTCGGGCCAATCGGTCTCTTTCTACAGGTCGCGCTCGGTGACATCGGCGACCTACCGAGTAGCGTGGACGACCTCCCGACGTATCAGTCGGTCGAGCGAGTGGTCGAACGAGTCATCGGCGTCCAAATCGGCGCGCGGTTCGACCAACTGCTCGGTAACTTCACCTCGGCGCTCGCCGAGCGGAGTTCCGGACTGGCGAGCGCGGGCGTCCACTTCACGCTCGGCGTCCTCCTCTTGCTGTTTCTACTCTACTACTTGCTCAAGGACGGCGACACGTTGGTCGAGTGGGCCAAGAGCGTCACCCCGCTCCCGCTGGCGGTCCAGAACGAACTCTACGCCGAGGCCGAGGAGGCCACGTGGGCGGTCCTCAAGGGTCACGTCTTCGTCGCCACCGTGCAGGGGTTCGTCTCGGGCCTCGCCCTGTTCGCGCTCGGCGTCCCGAACGCGGCGTTCTGGACCGTGGTGATGATGTTTCTGGCGATGGTTCCCATCGTCGGCGTCGCACCGGTGTTAGGCGGTGCGACTATCTATCTGGTCGTGAACGGCCGACTCGTCGAGGCCGCGCTCCTCGTGGTCTACGGCATGACGGTGGTCGCAATCACCGACGACTACCTCCGGGCGCTGGTCATCGACAAGGAGTCGTCGCTCCACTCGGGAGTCATCCTGTTGGGGGTGTTCGGCGCGGCCTACTTCCTCGGGGCTATCGGCATCTTCGTCGGACCCATCATCCTCGCGCTGTTCAAAGCGACCGTCGAGGTCTTCAGCGACTACTACGACCTCGTTTGA
- the sufU gene encoding Fe-S cluster assembly sulfur transfer protein SufU: protein MGMGSDMYRQQILDHYKNPRNYGELEEATFSHAGENPMCGDEITIDVQLDDDEEVIERVAFRGDGCAISQASASMLSKELKGMAVEEMQELDRDDVIDLLGVDISPMRVKCAVLAEKVVQDGADIYEGEKELEKTTTEEDDD from the coding sequence ATGGGCATGGGCTCGGACATGTACCGCCAGCAGATTCTCGACCACTACAAGAATCCCCGCAACTACGGGGAACTGGAGGAGGCCACCTTCTCCCACGCTGGCGAGAACCCGATGTGCGGTGACGAAATCACGATAGACGTACAGTTAGACGACGACGAGGAGGTCATCGAACGAGTCGCCTTCCGCGGCGACGGATGCGCTATCAGCCAAGCCAGCGCGAGCATGCTGAGCAAGGAACTGAAGGGCATGGCCGTCGAGGAGATGCAGGAGCTAGACCGGGACGACGTTATCGACCTCCTCGGCGTCGATATTAGCCCGATGCGGGTCAAGTGCGCGGTCCTCGCAGAGAAGGTCGTGCAGGACGGCGCGGACATCTACGAGGGCGAGAAGGAACTGGAGAAGACGACGACCGAAGAAGACGACGACTAA
- a CDS encoding 50S ribosomal protein L39e, which yields MSKKSKAQKKRLSKLDRQNSRVPAWVIMKTNRETQRNPKRRNWRRNDTDE from the coding sequence ATGAGTAAAAAGTCGAAGGCGCAGAAAAAGCGCCTGTCCAAGCTCGACCGACAGAACAGTCGCGTTCCGGCGTGGGTCATCATGAAGACCAACCGCGAGACGCAACGCAACCCCAAGCGCCGAAACTGGCGGCGTAACGACACGGACGAATAA
- a CDS encoding DUF424 domain-containing protein — protein sequence MILNERETDEGLLVTVCDDDVLGETFEDDGVSLTVTEEFYGGDEADEQTVVNSLARASVANLVGTEAVELAIREGFVDEANVLDVETTCHAQFLRM from the coding sequence ATGATTCTCAACGAGCGCGAGACCGACGAAGGACTCCTCGTGACGGTCTGCGACGACGACGTGCTTGGCGAGACGTTCGAGGACGACGGCGTCTCGCTCACTGTCACCGAGGAGTTTTACGGCGGCGACGAGGCCGACGAGCAGACCGTCGTGAATAGCCTCGCTCGCGCTTCGGTCGCTAACCTCGTCGGGACAGAGGCCGTCGAGTTGGCGATTCGAGAAGGGTTCGTTGACGAGGCCAACGTCCTCGACGTGGAGACGACCTGTCACGCGCAGTTTTTGCGAATGTAG
- the radA gene encoding DNA repair and recombination protein RadA, producing MAADVDLEELPGVGPATAEKLRDAGFDSYEGLAVASPSELSNTADVGDSTAADIVQAAREAADVGGFETGAAVLERREKIGKLKWKIDEVDDLLGGGVETQSITEVYGEFGAGKSQVTHQLAVNVQLPREHGGLGGSAMFVDSEDTFRPERIDDMVKGLPDEAIQAAMDDREIEGTPDDDEAMEALVEDFLDKIHVAKAFNSNHQMLLAEKAQELANETQDDEYPVRLLCVDSLTAHFRAEYVGRGELAERQQKLNKHLHDLDKVGNLHNTAVVVTNQVASNPDSFFGDPTQPIGGNILGHKSTFRIYLRKSKGDKRIVRLVDAPNLADGEAVMRVEDAGLKPE from the coding sequence ATGGCAGCAGACGTAGACCTCGAAGAACTGCCGGGCGTCGGTCCGGCGACCGCAGAAAAGCTCCGAGACGCAGGCTTCGACTCCTACGAGGGCCTCGCAGTAGCCAGCCCCAGCGAACTCTCGAACACTGCCGACGTGGGCGACTCCACCGCCGCGGACATCGTGCAGGCGGCCCGCGAGGCCGCCGACGTTGGCGGGTTCGAGACCGGCGCGGCCGTGCTGGAGCGCAGAGAGAAAATCGGCAAACTCAAGTGGAAAATCGACGAGGTGGACGACCTGCTGGGCGGCGGCGTCGAAACCCAGTCGATTACCGAAGTGTACGGCGAATTCGGTGCCGGTAAGTCGCAGGTCACGCACCAGCTCGCGGTCAACGTCCAACTCCCCCGCGAACACGGCGGCCTCGGCGGGAGCGCCATGTTCGTGGACAGCGAGGACACCTTCCGACCCGAGCGTATCGACGACATGGTGAAGGGACTCCCAGACGAGGCCATTCAGGCCGCGATGGACGACCGAGAAATCGAGGGCACGCCCGACGACGACGAGGCCATGGAGGCGCTGGTCGAGGACTTCCTCGACAAGATTCACGTCGCCAAGGCGTTCAACTCCAACCACCAGATGTTGCTGGCCGAGAAGGCCCAAGAACTCGCCAACGAGACCCAAGACGACGAGTACCCCGTCCGCCTGCTCTGTGTTGACTCGCTCACCGCTCACTTCCGCGCGGAGTACGTCGGTCGTGGCGAACTCGCCGAGCGCCAGCAGAAACTCAACAAGCACCTCCACGACCTCGACAAGGTGGGCAACCTCCACAACACCGCGGTCGTCGTGACGAATCAGGTCGCGTCTAACCCCGACTCGTTCTTCGGCGACCCGACTCAGCCCATCGGTGGTAACATCCTCGGCCACAAGTCCACCTTCCGCATCTACCTCCGCAAGTCGAAGGGCGACAAGCGTATCGTCCGCCTCGTGGACGCGCCCAACCTCGCCGACGGCGAGGCCGTGATGCGCGTCGAGGACGCCGGTCTCAAACCCGAGTAA
- a CDS encoding nitrite/sulfite reductase — protein sequence MPSKVEGWKDEAYGTEVRDSLYEFADEGWDAIPDDEQDAWFERFKWWGLYHQRKGQESYFMMRVGVPMGRLTPEQLRTIGEVAREYAIGPVENPEFGAAYADFTTRQSVQLHWIKIEDVPDIFEKLEAVGLGTMQACGDSWRNIVGSPVAGRDADELLDVWPIVQDLHDEFKGNDLYANLPRKWKVAVTGDTRGAGQGDINDLAFEPAVKNIDGEEVAGFNVRVGGGLARKEPRFARDIDVFCRPENASEVAAGLSGLFRDHGDREDRFNARMKFLVDEWGPEEVREVLQDDYVDYELPTAGENRRDQYDYNAGRADAPGDYVGVHDQHDGNHFVGLSVLVGRMGAQEVIELADLADEYGSEMIGLTQRQNVIVGDIASEDLGSFLDEQLLDSYSPDPHPFLRGSIACTGTEYCSLSIVETKNRMVRYARWLKANVPVPEGVEDFHIHLSGCTASCAQPQIADISLRGMKARKDGEPVEAFDVGLGGGLGENPEFADWVEMRVPADEIPGYVRNLLSAYEDQREEGQSFRDFVRERDEDEMQALADPEETDYDDPYMHNTKMTWYPYADEDDMTDSPAPTDARGDPITSDD from the coding sequence ATGCCGAGTAAGGTCGAAGGCTGGAAGGACGAAGCGTACGGGACGGAGGTCCGAGACAGCCTCTACGAGTTCGCCGACGAGGGCTGGGACGCCATTCCCGACGACGAGCAGGACGCGTGGTTCGAGCGGTTCAAGTGGTGGGGACTGTACCACCAGCGGAAGGGCCAAGAGTCGTACTTCATGATGCGCGTCGGGGTGCCGATGGGCCGACTCACGCCCGAACAGCTACGGACCATCGGTGAAGTCGCTCGGGAGTACGCCATCGGTCCGGTCGAGAATCCCGAGTTCGGCGCGGCCTACGCCGACTTCACGACGCGCCAGTCGGTCCAACTCCACTGGATAAAAATCGAGGACGTGCCCGACATCTTCGAGAAGTTGGAGGCGGTCGGTCTCGGGACGATGCAGGCCTGCGGCGACTCGTGGCGCAACATCGTCGGGTCGCCGGTCGCGGGGCGGGACGCCGACGAACTCCTCGACGTGTGGCCCATCGTGCAGGACCTCCACGACGAGTTCAAGGGCAACGACCTCTACGCCAACCTGCCTCGCAAGTGGAAGGTCGCCGTCACGGGCGACACCCGCGGCGCGGGACAGGGCGACATCAACGACCTCGCCTTCGAACCCGCCGTGAAAAATATCGACGGCGAAGAAGTCGCGGGCTTCAACGTCCGAGTCGGGGGCGGTCTCGCCCGGAAAGAGCCGCGATTCGCCCGCGACATCGACGTGTTCTGCCGGCCCGAGAACGCCAGCGAGGTCGCGGCGGGCCTCTCGGGACTGTTCCGCGACCACGGCGACCGCGAGGACCGATTCAACGCCCGGATGAAGTTCCTCGTGGACGAGTGGGGTCCCGAGGAGGTCCGCGAAGTCCTGCAAGACGACTACGTGGACTACGAACTCCCGACCGCCGGCGAAAATCGGCGCGACCAGTACGACTACAACGCCGGACGCGCCGACGCGCCGGGCGATTACGTGGGCGTCCACGACCAACACGACGGGAACCACTTCGTCGGTCTCTCGGTATTGGTCGGTCGGATGGGCGCGCAAGAAGTCATCGAACTCGCCGACCTCGCCGACGAGTACGGCTCGGAGATGATTGGCCTGACTCAGCGCCAGAACGTCATCGTCGGCGACATCGCCTCCGAAGACCTCGGTTCCTTCCTCGACGAGCAACTGCTCGACTCCTACTCGCCCGACCCCCATCCCTTCCTCCGTGGGTCCATCGCCTGCACCGGCACCGAGTACTGCTCGCTGTCCATCGTGGAGACCAAAAACCGGATGGTCAGGTACGCCCGCTGGCTGAAAGCGAACGTCCCGGTGCCGGAAGGCGTCGAGGACTTCCACATCCACCTCTCCGGGTGTACCGCCTCCTGCGCCCAGCCCCAAATCGCGGACATCTCGCTCCGGGGAATGAAAGCCCGCAAGGACGGCGAACCGGTCGAGGCCTTCGACGTGGGTCTGGGCGGCGGCCTCGGCGAGAACCCCGAGTTCGCCGACTGGGTGGAGATGCGCGTCCCGGCCGACGAGATTCCCGGCTACGTCCGAAATCTGCTGTCCGCCTACGAGGACCAGCGCGAGGAGGGCCAGAGCTTCCGCGATTTCGTCCGAGAGCGCGACGAGGACGAGATGCAGGCCCTCGCCGACCCCGAGGAGACCGACTACGACGACCCCTACATGCACAACACGAAGATGACGTGGTACCCCTACGCCGACGAAGACGACATGACCGACTCGCCCGCGCCGACCGACGCCCGAGGCGACCCCATCACGAGCGACGATTGA
- the thpR gene encoding RNA 2',3'-cyclic phosphodiesterase — MRLFVSIDLPDEFTPEVEAVQDEFAEASGLNFTDPEQAHVTLKFLGDVSQGKLPRVKNAIRRAVDSSGVEPFEATYEDLGVFPDLGYIQVVWLGVGEGSDEMGVLHENIEREVTRLGFDPEDHEFTPHATLARMEHAGGKELVQEKVEELSPTVGTTEVTEVRLTESVLTDDGPEYSTVESFPLE, encoded by the coding sequence ATGAGACTTTTCGTCAGCATCGACCTGCCCGACGAGTTCACCCCGGAAGTCGAGGCCGTCCAAGACGAGTTCGCCGAGGCCTCTGGACTCAACTTCACCGACCCCGAACAGGCCCACGTCACGCTCAAGTTCCTCGGCGACGTGAGTCAGGGGAAACTCCCGCGAGTCAAGAACGCTATCCGACGCGCGGTCGATTCGTCGGGCGTCGAACCCTTCGAGGCCACCTACGAGGACCTCGGCGTCTTCCCGGACCTCGGGTACATTCAGGTCGTCTGGCTCGGGGTCGGCGAGGGGAGCGACGAGATGGGAGTCCTCCACGAAAACATCGAGCGCGAGGTGACGCGACTCGGCTTCGACCCCGAGGACCACGAGTTCACGCCACACGCCACTCTCGCCCGGATGGAACACGCTGGCGGCAAGGAGTTGGTCCAAGAGAAGGTCGAAGAACTCTCGCCGACAGTCGGCACGACCGAGGTCACGGAGGTCCGACTGACCGAGAGCGTGCTGACCGACGACGGGCCGGAATATTCGACCGTCGAGTCGTTCCCCTTGGAGTGA
- a CDS encoding PQQ-binding-like beta-propeller repeat protein, which produces MATKQSRRSFMKATGTIFVGTFETKPSGHSSSSLDQQKWREFGYDSSNTGHIHTTATPKSNLRTDWSFETKGPVRSSPVIGKETVYVGSDDRNVYATSKSTGEKKWAFNTEAKVSATPTVVNGTLFAAAKDGHIYALNATDGTKQWQIQPWNKGTTDVSALTVVNNYLYVTIGNSGIYAFDSTDGTQIWRQSKVPTETTPAVEKGTVYVGGADNKLYALDSSDGSQIWSFETGETIESAPTVRDGTVYFGSNDGKVYAVNTENGEEEWSFKTGHWVTASPAVTADTVFAGSHDRKIYALSNNDGEKRWSFETGLYISAAPAVTNNTVYVGSEDGNLYALDATTGDKHSQISLGRRIKSSPAIANGSIYVGSSNTLCAVSEGETSDGLNLPLPVTIIGGGGSLLGITYLIKRNIGQTDKAHT; this is translated from the coding sequence ATGGCAACTAAACAAAGCCGTCGAAGCTTCATGAAAGCGACGGGCACCATTTTTGTAGGAACATTCGAGACAAAGCCTTCTGGGCACTCAAGTTCTAGTTTAGATCAGCAAAAGTGGCGAGAATTTGGATATGATTCTTCAAACACAGGTCATATTCATACAACCGCGACCCCAAAATCGAATCTCAGAACGGATTGGTCATTCGAGACTAAGGGACCTGTACGAAGCTCACCAGTCATCGGTAAGGAGACAGTCTATGTAGGTAGTGACGATAGAAACGTCTACGCTACAAGCAAGAGTACTGGAGAGAAAAAATGGGCTTTTAATACAGAAGCAAAAGTATCTGCTACTCCGACGGTTGTGAATGGAACTCTGTTTGCAGCCGCGAAAGATGGACATATCTACGCCCTTAATGCGACTGACGGCACTAAACAGTGGCAAATACAACCGTGGAACAAGGGTACTACTGATGTTTCGGCTCTTACCGTCGTTAATAACTACCTATACGTTACAATCGGTAATAGCGGCATATACGCATTCGATAGCACAGATGGAACTCAAATTTGGCGACAAAGCAAAGTACCAACCGAAACAACGCCAGCAGTTGAGAAAGGGACTGTTTATGTGGGGGGTGCCGACAATAAATTATACGCACTTGATTCATCGGACGGCAGTCAAATCTGGTCATTCGAAACAGGAGAAACCATAGAATCCGCGCCGACAGTACGAGACGGCACGGTTTACTTTGGGAGTAACGACGGCAAAGTATATGCTGTAAATACAGAAAATGGTGAGGAAGAGTGGTCTTTCAAGACAGGCCACTGGGTTACAGCATCACCCGCAGTAACAGCAGATACTGTCTTTGCTGGAAGTCATGACCGGAAAATATACGCATTATCAAACAACGACGGTGAGAAAAGGTGGTCATTTGAGACAGGACTGTATATTTCTGCGGCACCAGCGGTCACCAACAATACGGTATATGTTGGAAGTGAGGATGGCAATCTGTATGCACTTGATGCAACGACGGGGGACAAACACTCCCAAATATCTCTTGGCCGCCGGATAAAATCATCACCCGCGATAGCAAACGGATCAATCTATGTTGGTAGCAGTAATACACTGTGTGCCGTCTCCGAGGGAGAGACTAGTGATGGCCTAAATTTACCACTCCCTGTGACAATAATAGGTGGCGGCGGAAGCCTGCTTGGAATTACATACTTAATCAAACGAAACATAGGCCAAACAGATAAAGCACACACGTAG
- a CDS encoding tetratricopeptide repeat protein yields the protein MTDPEDHDFSEGDGFDESYEEFDLDPPELDVNPDKVDPVDSRVVADLLDDQNVGDEVDVEELIDVALNYMNINRYEQAADTFERAAQFAPDDSKLEQEAWTNKGAAHAELEEWDAAIGDYREALRIDDDSEHAATAETNLAYALWESGRSEQALEHAEKAVEIDERFAEAWFNRGFFLLERGLAEDALNSIENAIRLGLRNSQVLDEKARALEELGEYDEAEEIAEEAEQMREQAEQELIEQRQQKEQER from the coding sequence ATGACTGACCCAGAGGACCACGACTTCTCCGAGGGCGACGGATTCGACGAATCCTACGAGGAGTTCGACCTCGACCCGCCCGAACTCGACGTGAACCCGGACAAGGTTGACCCCGTGGACTCGCGCGTCGTCGCGGACCTGCTGGACGACCAGAACGTCGGCGACGAGGTAGACGTGGAGGAACTCATCGACGTGGCGCTGAACTACATGAACATCAACCGGTACGAACAGGCCGCCGATACCTTCGAGCGCGCCGCCCAGTTCGCGCCCGACGACAGCAAACTCGAACAGGAAGCGTGGACCAACAAGGGTGCGGCCCACGCCGAACTCGAGGAGTGGGACGCCGCCATCGGCGACTACCGCGAGGCCCTCCGAATCGACGACGACAGCGAACACGCCGCCACCGCCGAGACGAATCTGGCCTACGCGCTCTGGGAGTCGGGCCGGAGCGAGCAGGCGCTCGAACACGCCGAGAAGGCGGTCGAAATCGACGAGCGATTCGCCGAAGCGTGGTTCAACCGCGGGTTCTTCCTGCTGGAGCGCGGACTGGCCGAGGACGCCCTCAACAGCATCGAGAACGCGATTCGCCTCGGTCTGCGCAACTCGCAGGTGCTGGACGAGAAGGCTCGGGCGCTCGAAGAACTCGGCGAGTACGACGAGGCCGAAGAAATCGCCGAGGAGGCCGAACAGATGCGCGAGCAGGCCGAGCAGGAACTCATCGAACAGCGCCAGCAGAAAGAACAAGAGCGATGA
- a CDS encoding DUF6360 family protein yields the protein MVDRLLKVNAYTTLDLVDASAEGHDFAESARAVLNVTAPRNDPEKVELQLELDNTQLDRLPAHADSVDLSAEQARKVAADLEKYAAKVEQAQRNAAENRAEETDD from the coding sequence ATGGTAGACCGCCTACTCAAAGTCAACGCCTACACGACCCTCGACCTCGTGGACGCCAGCGCCGAGGGCCACGACTTCGCCGAATCGGCCCGCGCCGTCCTGAACGTGACCGCGCCCCGGAACGACCCCGAGAAGGTGGAACTCCAGTTGGAACTCGACAACACCCAACTCGACCGCCTGCCGGCCCACGCCGACAGCGTGGACCTCTCGGCCGAACAGGCCCGGAAAGTCGCCGCAGACCTCGAAAAGTACGCCGCGAAAGTCGAGCAGGCTCAGCGAAACGCCGCCGAAAATCGCGCGGAGGAGACCGATGACTGA
- a CDS encoding translation initiation factor IF-6: MLRAAFFGSSYVGVFARATDEYLLARPDLDDDVVADVTDELDVEVVRTNVGGSSTVGALAVGNENGLLVSSRVTDRERDRIEDAVDADVTELPGKINAAGNVVLANDNGAYVHPDLPRDAVQAVKDGLEVEVERGELADVRTVGTAAVATNEGVLCHPKTTDAQLDRLEDVLDVPADIGTINYGAPLVGSGLLANENGYVVGQETTGPELGRIDQALGYIE, from the coding sequence TTGCTCCGCGCCGCCTTTTTCGGGTCGTCGTACGTCGGGGTTTTCGCTCGCGCGACTGACGAGTACCTGCTGGCCCGGCCGGACTTGGACGACGATGTGGTCGCTGACGTGACCGACGAACTCGACGTCGAAGTCGTCCGGACCAACGTCGGAGGCTCCTCGACCGTCGGCGCGCTCGCCGTCGGGAACGAGAACGGCCTGCTGGTCAGCAGTCGCGTCACCGACCGCGAGCGCGACCGCATCGAGGACGCCGTGGACGCCGACGTGACGGAACTCCCCGGCAAAATCAACGCCGCGGGGAACGTGGTCCTCGCCAACGACAACGGGGCCTACGTCCACCCGGACCTCCCGCGCGACGCCGTGCAGGCGGTCAAAGACGGGCTAGAGGTCGAGGTGGAACGCGGCGAACTCGCCGACGTGCGCACCGTCGGCACCGCCGCCGTCGCCACGAACGAGGGCGTCCTCTGTCACCCCAAAACCACCGACGCGCAACTCGACCGACTCGAAGACGTACTCGACGTGCCCGCCGACATCGGCACCATCAACTACGGTGCCCCGCTGGTCGGGTCGGGCTTGCTGGCCAACGAGAACGGCTACGTCGTCGGACAGGAGACGACCGGGCCGGAACTCGGACGCATCGACCAAGCGCTCGGCTACATCGAGTAG
- a CDS encoding aminotransferase class V-fold PLP-dependent enzyme, which yields MGLQKSDALSPERIREDFPILQREFDGEQVVYLDNGATSQTPNQVIDAIADYYRTYNANVHRGIHQLSQEASEAYEEAHDTVAEFVGAEGREEMVFTKNTTEAENLVAYAWGLNELGPGDEIVLSEMEHHASLVTWQQIGERTGADVKFIPVTDEGYLDMDAAADLITDDTEMVSVLHVSNTLGTVNPVSELADIAHDHDSYIFVDGAQAVPNRPVDVKDIDADFYAFSAHKMLGPTGIGGLYGKADLLDEMEPFQYGGGMIRKVSFDETTWHDVPWKFEAGTPLIAQGVGFAEAVEYLEDLGMDEIQRHEETLAEYALDRMAEFDDIEVYGPTDPTDRSGLVSFNLDSVHAHDLTSILNDSAVAIRAGDHCTQPLHDKLGVAATARASFYVYNTTEEIDKLVEAVDDARQLFA from the coding sequence ATGGGACTGCAAAAATCGGACGCGCTCAGTCCGGAGCGCATACGAGAGGACTTCCCCATCCTTCAGCGGGAGTTCGACGGCGAGCAGGTGGTCTACCTCGACAACGGCGCGACGAGTCAGACGCCGAATCAGGTTATCGACGCCATCGCCGATTACTACCGGACGTACAATGCTAACGTCCACCGGGGCATCCACCAGTTGAGCCAAGAGGCCTCTGAAGCCTACGAGGAGGCCCACGATACCGTCGCGGAATTCGTCGGTGCCGAGGGGCGCGAGGAGATGGTCTTCACCAAAAACACCACCGAGGCCGAGAATCTGGTGGCTTACGCGTGGGGCCTGAACGAACTCGGGCCGGGCGACGAAATCGTCCTGAGCGAGATGGAACACCACGCTTCGCTGGTCACGTGGCAACAAATCGGCGAGCGCACCGGTGCGGACGTGAAGTTCATCCCCGTCACCGACGAGGGCTACCTCGACATGGACGCCGCCGCCGACCTCATCACCGACGACACCGAGATGGTAAGCGTCCTCCACGTCTCGAACACGCTCGGAACGGTCAACCCCGTCTCGGAACTCGCGGACATCGCCCACGACCACGACTCGTACATCTTCGTGGACGGCGCGCAGGCCGTGCCCAACCGCCCGGTTGACGTGAAGGACATCGACGCGGACTTCTACGCCTTCTCGGCCCACAAGATGCTCGGACCGACCGGCATCGGCGGCCTCTACGGCAAGGCCGACCTGCTGGACGAGATGGAACCGTTCCAGTACGGCGGCGGCATGATTCGCAAAGTCTCGTTCGATGAGACCACGTGGCACGACGTGCCGTGGAAGTTCGAGGCCGGGACGCCGCTCATCGCGCAGGGCGTCGGGTTCGCCGAGGCGGTCGAGTACCTCGAAGACCTCGGGATGGACGAGATTCAGCGCCACGAGGAGACCCTCGCCGAGTACGCCTTGGACCGGATGGCCGAGTTCGACGACATCGAGGTCTACGGGCCGACCGACCCGACCGACCGGAGCGGACTGGTCTCGTTCAACCTCGATAGCGTTCACGCCCACGACCTGACCTCCATCCTGAACGACTCGGCGGTCGCAATCCGGGCGGGTGACCACTGCACGCAACCGCTCCACGACAAACTCGGCGTGGCCGCGACGGCGCGAGCGTCGTTCTACGTCTACAACACGACCGAGGAAATCGACAAACTGGTCGAGGCCGTGGACGACGCCCGGCAGTTGTTCGCGTAG
- a CDS encoding 50S ribosomal protein L31e has translation MSANDFEERVITVPLRDAKAEAKHKRADKAMTIVREHLAQHLKVEEDEVRLDPSINEAVWSRGRKKPPSKLRVRAARFEEEGETIVEAEHAE, from the coding sequence ATGAGCGCGAACGACTTCGAGGAGCGCGTCATCACGGTACCGCTCCGAGACGCCAAGGCCGAAGCCAAGCACAAGCGCGCCGACAAGGCCATGACCATCGTCCGCGAACACCTCGCCCAGCATCTCAAGGTCGAGGAGGACGAGGTTCGACTGGACCCCTCCATCAACGAGGCCGTCTGGTCGCGCGGTCGCAAAAAGCCCCCGAGCAAGCTTCGCGTTCGCGCCGCCCGATTCGAGGAAGAGGGCGAGACCATCGTCGAAGCGGAACACGCAGAGTAG